Part of the Oncorhynchus keta strain PuntledgeMale-10-30-2019 chromosome 31, Oket_V2, whole genome shotgun sequence genome, ACAAATATCTATGATGCATACATATCAACACTATAAAAAACCTGAGTAGATTCCCTCCTCACTTCACAAactctcatgtgtgtgtgtgtgtgcttgaagtGTGCACTGCAGTGTGATGAAGATGCAAGTCTCATTAGTACAGTCAATTGTCTTTTTGTTTGGTGTTAAGGGAGAGATCTCATTCTCCTTGACGTTGGTAGATCCCATGGCATTTGTATTTAGCATCCCTTTCAAAGCTCATTcgagaatatatattttttctgtcCACAATAAACACAACCTTTTTTCTGTCAAATCATGGTGTTGCCAGTCATTCAAAGTGATATTGATGAGTAACATGCCCCATACAGGAAGGTCCTTGGATGATAACTCTGGTATCATCCCTCATATGTACCCAAGGTAGGATTAAAGCTATAAACTCACAGCGCACAGATGATTGTGTTTAATTGCTTGTCTGGTCTACCAAGAACATCTGCTTATGTGGGGGTTTGATTTCGGAGATAAGCAACTTGGTGCATCAATGAAAATAGGTGGCTTGGGGGGAGGAATATGGCTTGGGACACTCTCTGGAAGCTACAGGGGTAGTTCGGCTGAGAGGGTAGAGGGGAAGGCTAGTGTTTCCCACGCCTCAGGTTTCCCTGGTCAAAATCAGAAGGGCACAAAGAGACATCTATCTAACACTGAGGCAGAGTGACCAGTCTTAGTAACCATAGCCAACCCGCTGAATGCAGAATCTGAGTCTGTGTCTATCTGGCCTCTCTGCCAAGACATAGGACTTACATTAGGCTTGCCGTTGGGCACGTCGAAGCggctgtgtgtggagtacatTTGGATGTCTGCCCCGTGGTTGATCTGGTTATATGGGCTGAAACTTCCATATCTCTGCCTACAGCACAACCACACTAGCTGAAGGTCAAGAAAAGACAAGAATCATAGTACTTTTACAATGGCATGACATACTGTAACTGTTATAGCAGGGTTGTGGCTATTTCTGAGAAATTGGAGGTCTACAGTGCATTTAAGGATAAACagtgtgcatctgtgtgtatgtttgtttttgTACTCACCAGCAGTATTAGGAGAATAAGGAGGATTAACAAGGTCAGGACAGCCAGTACCAATAGAGCGATCCCCCATCCTGGGACTCCCTCTCCGCTCCCAGCAACTACAGCTGCAGCATTCTCTGTGGTCTTATGTGTCGTGCTACTGGTCTGGGGAGGATTTTTAGGGGTAATAGGGGTGGTTGTGTTGCTAATTGTATTGCTGTGGTCTCCAGGAATATGGGTGCTTACGTTGCTAATTGTTATGTTAGGGTCCCCAGGGCTAGGGATGGTTATGTTGCTAATTGTAATGTTGTGGTCTTCAGGAGCAGGGGTGGTTGTGTTGCTAATTGTATTGTTGTGGTCTCCAGGAATATGGGTGCTTACGTTGCTAATTGTTATGTTAGGGTCCCCAGGGCTAGGGGTGGTTATGTTGCTAATTGTAGTCTTTTGGTCTTCGGGAATATGAGTGGTAATGTTGCTAATTGTAGTGATATGTTCTTCAGGAATATGAGTGGTAATGTTGCTAATTGTAGTGATATGTTCTTCAGGAATATGAGTGGTAATGTTGCTAATTGTAGTGATATGGTCTTCAGGAATATGAGTGGTAATGCTGCTAATTGTGCTGTTTTGGTCAGGACTAGTGGTGGTGGCTGTGGTTGTGAGGGTATGACTACTTGTGATATTAATTGTTGCAAGACTGGTGATGTTGCCAGATGAAATCATTGCTGTAGATGCAGTTCCATCCCCGACCCTTCCTGAACGGCTAGCCGTACTAACTAAGGCAACTGTATTAGTCGTTGCTGCAGGGGTATTTGTGGTAGATGGTGGTGAGTAAGTTACAGTTGCTGTTGTACGTGCTACAAGAGGTAGTGTGGCTTTTATTGGAAGTTGACCTAAGGAATAAAGAACATATTTGTGATTCCTGCTTTATTTGACTAATAACCGTTTAAGCTATTTACAAAACAGTTTTTTTAACATACAAATGAATCAGGCTGCTGCACAGCAGAAGTAGATACGGTTGCCATCTTCTTTACCTTCAGTATAGGCGAGGTCCAGGTCAAGGGTTTTGGATTTATTTGATTGGATATGAATGGAAAGTAGACCTTTAGCTAAAGTTGGAATGATCATGAATGTAGTCCCAAACATTAATGTCGAGTTTGCAATGACTGATCCATTACTGCAAGAGTGAGACCAGTAGTAAAAATAATTATAATTGTCAATGTCCttaaaaattatatttttttcaATGGCAGAATTTTAAATTCAACATTAGAGCTCACCTGAAGATGATATCAAATACACCCATATATTTGTCAGACTCTGGCAAAGAGCTGTGGACGTCATCCATCTGAAAAAGAAAGACAAAGCAATCAGAGGAGCACTTTAGTATTATCCTACAAGCCTACAAGGCATGTCTTCACATTTTTACTTGTTTGAATATTGAGGATATTGTAACAGGTTGTAAGGGAGGTATCTATAGTATCCTTGTCTATGGTGTAGTGGAGTGGTTCAACTGGAGTGTGAGCTAGTAGTGATGGCTCGTTTTTGATGTTTACTGTTAAAATAGTGCTCACTGCTAGGTGTTGGAGAGCTGATGATGTTGGTGACATAGAAATACAATGAATAGAACAGACTTGGGAACatctaaccctggcaatttgacagGTAAACTCATTGGTACACTCGCAATGGTTGCTTGGTATAAATGCAGTAAAGAAGTCAATGGAACTTgaccaaaacaatggaaatgcTGTGGAAATGTGTGGGGGGAAAATGCTGTGGGGGAAAGATCCGGAGGCTCACCAGCAAAATGTGCCTACATATATATAGGCTATTGTTAATGTGTGTATTATGCTTGTATAGATGTCAACCCCAATACATGTTCATGTCATCAtcaccaatcaactgcattacagttaAAAGCGACTTTGACTTCTACCACTGATTGTATGCTAGCTATGCTACCGGCTTATACGAACAAGAGTTAGCACTTAGAAGTCACTTCTTCTAAGCCTGAAAGGGACTACTTTTAAATGTTATGCAGCGAAAACAGTCAAATATATCAAAATCAGACTTTAGTAACCACATTGTGGGCATGTTAATATACATCAATCATGACGTATTTGACGAATATCCACTTTGTTAGATCATATCTGTTGAATGTGCACCAATTCAGCGTCATTCTTCTATACCCCACGGTCTGTGTTCCCTTGACCTTTTAACCGCATATATTGTGATGCAATCCTTTACATAGAAATGTAGAATCTTCATTCAAATGATAATAAGTGATGTGGCTCATgcaatataatatattttttaatttcagTTGAGTTaaatcaacaaatcacagcatATTTTGaggggtacacttcctgcttttacttcctgcttttctCCAATGGGTACACTTGCAATGGCCGCCAGTCCACCCATTTACCAcaattgacttgaatggggacgcccgttctattaattatatttctatggtggGTGACTTGTCTTGGCAAGCATGAAGTATCTCCAGGATAAAGAGTTATTTTGTGGGTATAGACTGAGTGATGAGTTGAAGCTCTATGGACTGACTTGAGCAGTAAAAAACACACTCTTACCATCTGTTCCACCTGTTTCCTCAGCTGTTTGTACTCCTTAGAGCTTTGATTATTGAGTGACTCAGTGTAAATCTGGTTGGTGATTCTGACGCATAAGTAGTATGCGGACAGCGTAGCTGGGGTGGTCTTGTCACTGCTGCTGGGGGTTGCCCTCCACAAACGGGAAACAGGCACAACATCAGCAAAGAAAAGGAGTGCTGTACAGGAGAATGGGAAACAAGCCGAAATTCAGAAATGAGCAGAAATACTGTTGGACAGCCATCTAATAAATTACTGCCATTACCCTTAGAGACTGACTGATTGAAGTGCCAATTACAGCCAATAAAGGATGCCTTGTACCGTGGAAATTATTACCTGTAAACAGACACTTTGAGTTGAAAGGGGGGGTCACCATCTGT contains:
- the LOC118364539 gene encoding uncharacterized protein LOC118364539 isoform X2: MMDDVHSSLPESDKYMGVFDIIFSNGSVIANSTLMFGTTFMIIPTLAKGLLSIHIQSNKSKTLDLDLAYTEGQLPIKATLPLVARTTATVTYSPPSTTNTPAATTNTVALVSTASRSGRVGDGTASTAMISSGNITSLATINITSSHTLTTTATTTSPDQNSTISSITTHIPEDHITTISNITTHIPEEHITTISNITTHIPEEHITTISNITTHIPEDQKTTISNITTPSPGDPNITISNVSTHIPGDHNNTISNTTTPAPEDHNITISNITIPSPGDPNITISNVSTHIPGDHSNTISNTTTPITPKNPPQTSSTTHKTTENAAAVVAGSGEGVPGWGIALLVLAVLTLLILLILLILLLVWLCCRQRYGSFSPYNQINHGADIQMYSTHSRFDVPNGKPNDEMRGPSKNRTGMHVVNEY
- the LOC118364539 gene encoding mucin-1 isoform X1; its protein translation is MEKRPIKFGIILILAVSALLFFADVVPVSRLWRATPSSSDKTTPATLSAYYLCVRITNQIYTESLNNQSSKEYKQLRKQVEQMMDDVHSSLPESDKYMGVFDIIFSNGSVIANSTLMFGTTFMIIPTLAKGLLSIHIQSNKSKTLDLDLAYTEGQLPIKATLPLVARTTATVTYSPPSTTNTPAATTNTVALVSTASRSGRVGDGTASTAMISSGNITSLATINITSSHTLTTTATTTSPDQNSTISSITTHIPEDHITTISNITTHIPEEHITTISNITTHIPEEHITTISNITTHIPEDQKTTISNITTPSPGDPNITISNVSTHIPGDHNNTISNTTTPAPEDHNITISNITIPSPGDPNITISNVSTHIPGDHSNTISNTTTPITPKNPPQTSSTTHKTTENAAAVVAGSGEGVPGWGIALLVLAVLTLLILLILLILLLVWLCCRQRYGSFSPYNQINHGADIQMYSTHSRFDVPNGKPNDEMRGPSKNRTGMHVVNEY